The Dyella caseinilytica genome has a window encoding:
- a CDS encoding lipase family protein yields MTPYDFALLAKQAYTDAPTVGSADSASRMHVYEVDDFGTVHVFRGSDDMASWEADFDIATTDVWGLGKVHAGFYAALAAILPACLALPRPKAIAGHSLGAALAILYAGVLAQQGCIVPVYAFEPPRLCADSGLQKLLFDKCVPWIATRNGNDIVTQVPISMTLPGPLRLIGSPSAPVDNATDHSIDRVIAALQA; encoded by the coding sequence ATGACCCCCTACGACTTCGCCCTCCTGGCCAAGCAGGCCTATACAGATGCGCCTACGGTCGGGAGTGCTGACTCTGCCTCGCGCATGCATGTGTATGAGGTGGATGACTTCGGGACGGTCCATGTCTTCCGCGGCAGTGACGATATGGCTTCCTGGGAAGCTGACTTCGATATCGCCACGACGGATGTATGGGGATTGGGCAAAGTGCATGCAGGGTTCTATGCCGCGCTTGCTGCAATTCTTCCGGCATGTCTCGCGCTCCCACGCCCCAAGGCGATTGCCGGCCACAGTCTCGGCGCTGCGTTGGCGATTCTCTATGCCGGCGTTTTGGCGCAACAGGGTTGCATTGTGCCGGTCTACGCTTTCGAACCGCCGCGACTCTGCGCTGATAGCGGTCTTCAAAAGCTGCTCTTCGATAAATGTGTTCCATGGATTGCCACACGGAATGGTAACGATATTGTGACGCAGGTGCCGATCAGCATGACGCTGCCTGGTCCTCTGCGACTTATCGGTAGTCCTTCCGCTCCGGTCGATAACGCCACCGATCACAGCATTGATAGGGTGATAGCAGCCCTTCAGGCCTAA
- a CDS encoding replicative DNA helicase: protein MNAQVQFDRAPADVQQLRLPPHDVGAEQAVLGALMIDAKALAKISDWLGEGDFYRKDHRLIYRAICALIGRGDPVDPLTLGEWFEANDLADLMGGMDYIYELDRNTPSAANIVAYAEIVAEKSKCRQAINIGTNLMERGYSAQMESQQIFADAQHALSQIQASKLRASLVPVKSAMARMHAELLERYQCGGGLNGIPTPWDAVNDWTNGLESGSLTLVGARPSMGKSAFAIQLALHAASLGHRTALFSVEMSDKQCMARAVACQGRIPYAWVRNPSSDNPDAGLYWGRLERATADILAMPLLLDATPAINRMQLDARCRRAHLQAPLKLVIVDHIHDMKIDPKREARFEYGEIAQTGKTLAKELDCSVIMLCQLNRSLESRANKRPGMPDFRESGELEQKADVMIGLYRDVVYDPSTPFRDVVEILRIKGREMGIGASIMLQSQLDVMRMDNWIGPLPVDDRDSGKPNHRGMR, encoded by the coding sequence ATGAACGCCCAGGTGCAGTTCGACCGCGCGCCAGCGGACGTCCAGCAATTGCGCCTTCCACCGCATGACGTGGGTGCCGAGCAAGCGGTGCTTGGGGCATTGATGATCGACGCCAAGGCTCTCGCCAAAATCTCCGACTGGCTCGGGGAAGGGGACTTTTACCGCAAGGATCACCGACTGATTTACCGCGCGATCTGCGCGCTGATCGGCCGCGGCGATCCGGTTGACCCTCTCACGTTAGGGGAGTGGTTCGAAGCGAACGACCTGGCTGACCTAATGGGAGGTATGGATTACATCTACGAGCTGGATCGCAATACCCCGAGCGCCGCCAATATCGTCGCCTACGCCGAAATCGTGGCGGAAAAATCGAAGTGCCGACAGGCCATCAACATCGGGACGAACCTCATGGAACGGGGCTATTCGGCGCAGATGGAATCGCAGCAAATTTTTGCCGATGCTCAACATGCGCTGTCACAGATCCAGGCCAGCAAGCTACGAGCTTCCCTGGTTCCCGTGAAGAGTGCTATGGCCCGCATGCACGCCGAGTTGCTGGAGCGTTACCAGTGTGGTGGTGGCTTGAACGGCATCCCCACCCCCTGGGATGCGGTCAACGACTGGACGAATGGCTTGGAGTCGGGGTCGCTCACTTTGGTCGGCGCACGCCCCAGCATGGGTAAGTCGGCCTTCGCGATTCAGCTCGCCTTACACGCGGCCTCCCTAGGTCATCGCACCGCGCTGTTCAGCGTCGAGATGAGCGACAAGCAGTGCATGGCTCGCGCCGTCGCCTGTCAAGGACGTATCCCATACGCCTGGGTGCGTAATCCAAGCAGTGACAATCCGGACGCCGGACTCTACTGGGGCAGACTGGAGCGCGCTACCGCAGATATTCTGGCCATGCCGCTGTTGCTTGATGCCACACCTGCCATCAATCGCATGCAATTGGATGCCCGCTGCCGGCGTGCTCATCTGCAAGCGCCGCTCAAGCTGGTGATTGTGGATCACATCCATGACATGAAGATCGATCCCAAGCGCGAGGCGCGATTCGAATATGGCGAGATCGCGCAGACCGGCAAGACTCTAGCAAAGGAGCTCGACTGCTCCGTCATCATGCTCTGCCAACTTAATCGCAGCCTGGAATCTCGCGCCAACAAGCGTCCCGGCATGCCCGACTTCCGCGAGTCCGGCGAGCTGGAGCAGAAAGCCGATGTCATGATTGGTCTCTATCGAGATGTGGTCTACGACCCCAGCACACCCTTCCGGGATGTGGTGGAAATCCTACGCATCAAGGGACGCGAAATGGGCATCGGCGCATCGATCATGCTGCAAAGCCAGCTGGATGTGATGCGGATGGATAACTGGATTGGTCCACTTCCCGTGGATGACCGCGATTCTGGCAAACCAAACCATAGGGGTATGCGATGA
- a CDS encoding terminase large subunit domain-containing protein codes for MDSANAEFIPDPDGRIVWAPQPGPQTLLLTCPVEDILFGGARGGGKSDALLGDWIGHASRSHGHARGVIFRRTTPQLEEIIQRSKELFPPLGAKWLAGIKTWVFPDGSRLKMRWLERDEDADNYQGHQYTWIGVDEIGIFPNPDPIDKLRATLRSPWGIPCVMRATANPGGVGHQWLKERYVLPAKPMTPFYDAFREVWRVFIPSKLSDNKKLLENDPTYISRLKSAGPEWLVRAWLHGDWDASAGDSFFTEAILLQDGQPVDWPERCDDVYAVVDTAMKDGAQHDGSAVMYYARNTFYGTPLTILDWDVRQIQGIDLEEWLPQVTQRCEELAQLTRARRGSLGAWIEDKASGTVLIQQGQRAGLPVNAIDGSPTALGKEGRCLAASPHVYQHKVKMSRYAYEKTVIYKGQSRNHALSQVCGFRPGQDKGPRDLLDTFTYGVLIGLGDSDGY; via the coding sequence ATGGACTCAGCAAACGCAGAGTTCATCCCAGATCCAGACGGACGAATAGTCTGGGCACCCCAGCCGGGGCCGCAAACGTTACTGCTGACGTGCCCTGTCGAAGATATTCTCTTCGGAGGTGCCCGAGGTGGTGGTAAGTCCGATGCTTTGCTTGGCGATTGGATCGGCCATGCCAGCCGGAGTCATGGTCATGCACGCGGCGTCATCTTTCGCCGTACCACGCCGCAGCTGGAAGAAATCATCCAGCGCAGCAAAGAGCTATTTCCGCCCCTCGGGGCGAAATGGCTTGCTGGTATCAAGACATGGGTATTCCCCGATGGCTCGCGCCTCAAGATGCGCTGGCTGGAACGAGATGAAGATGCTGATAACTACCAGGGGCATCAATACACTTGGATTGGTGTTGATGAGATCGGCATTTTTCCGAATCCCGATCCGATCGACAAATTGAGGGCCACGCTGCGTTCACCGTGGGGCATTCCCTGCGTGATGCGCGCTACCGCCAATCCGGGGGGCGTAGGTCATCAATGGCTGAAGGAACGCTATGTGTTGCCGGCCAAGCCGATGACGCCGTTCTACGATGCCTTTCGCGAGGTGTGGCGGGTCTTCATTCCGTCGAAACTCAGCGATAACAAGAAATTGTTGGAGAACGATCCGACATACATAAGCCGACTCAAGTCGGCGGGCCCAGAATGGTTGGTGCGGGCTTGGTTGCATGGCGACTGGGACGCCAGCGCTGGCGACAGCTTCTTTACCGAAGCGATTCTTTTGCAGGACGGTCAACCGGTCGATTGGCCGGAACGCTGTGATGATGTTTACGCCGTAGTGGACACGGCGATGAAGGATGGCGCGCAGCATGATGGATCGGCCGTCATGTACTACGCGCGCAATACTTTCTACGGCACGCCACTAACTATCCTCGATTGGGACGTTCGCCAGATTCAGGGCATCGATCTCGAAGAATGGCTGCCGCAAGTTACGCAGCGTTGCGAGGAATTAGCACAGCTCACGCGTGCGCGCCGGGGAAGTCTCGGCGCATGGATTGAAGACAAGGCATCCGGCACGGTTCTGATCCAGCAAGGTCAGCGGGCAGGGTTGCCCGTTAATGCGATCGATGGATCGCCGACCGCGCTTGGCAAGGAGGGCCGCTGCCTCGCTGCCTCGCCGCATGTGTACCAGCACAAAGTGAAGATGAGCCGGTACGCCTATGAGAAAACGGTCATCTACAAAGGACAGTCCCGCAACCATGCGCTTTCGCAGGTCTGCGGTTTCCGGCCAGGCCAAGATAAAGGGCCTCGCGACTTACTCGACACTTTCACCTATGGCGTCTTAATCGGCTTGGGTGACTCGGATGGTTACTGA
- a CDS encoding anti-CBASS protein Acb1 family protein — protein sequence MSEFDGDSASSVLTLNATLGSPLYQFLTSDAIVPGSSASYELCKTIFAYHPLGMKIAEEPIKRAQSQSRLIKIGTAPDRCVEAFQKAWDALGTVGADTLIRNTHTLSRVYGIASLAVLAEGTEPKDPLPFDRLHELKLSFNVLDPLNTAGSLVMNQDPNDPGFMKPTGVAVSGRPYHNSRTSVLMNGQPLYIEWSSSAYGFVGRSVYQSALYPLKTYIQTMITDQAVTEKAAVLVMKLKSPGNFIDKVTRAFYSIKRTITKGARTGNVVSIGVDEDIAAINYTNLKDAAEFARTNCIKNIATATPMPASMIDQETFASGLAEGTEDAKREAVYVQGIRKDIEPLYRFLDVIVMHQAWTPEFYESIQREFPKEYGEVPYETAFSEWKNSFKATWPNLLEEPDSEKVKTDDVVTKAAIAAFEVLAPNLDPVNKARLAKWVSEVFASRPTFEAYPMDLDEEAIAEYEPPVPEMEPKPVVESSHE from the coding sequence ATGAGCGAATTCGACGGTGACAGCGCGTCGAGTGTGTTAACACTCAATGCGACGCTGGGAAGTCCGCTCTATCAGTTTCTGACATCCGATGCGATTGTTCCCGGCTCGTCGGCGTCGTATGAGTTGTGCAAGACGATCTTTGCTTATCACCCCCTGGGCATGAAGATCGCTGAGGAACCGATCAAGCGCGCGCAGAGTCAGTCGCGCCTGATCAAGATTGGCACGGCTCCGGATCGCTGCGTTGAGGCATTTCAGAAGGCATGGGATGCTCTGGGCACGGTGGGTGCCGATACGCTGATTCGTAATACGCATACGCTTAGCCGCGTATATGGCATCGCTTCGTTGGCGGTTCTGGCCGAAGGGACGGAGCCGAAAGATCCGCTTCCGTTCGACCGTCTGCACGAATTGAAACTCAGTTTCAACGTGCTCGATCCGCTGAACACGGCGGGCAGCTTAGTGATGAACCAAGACCCGAACGATCCGGGTTTTATGAAACCTACCGGTGTAGCGGTCTCTGGACGTCCGTATCACAACAGCCGCACGTCGGTGTTGATGAACGGACAGCCGCTCTATATCGAATGGTCGAGTTCGGCGTATGGCTTCGTGGGACGCTCAGTCTATCAGTCCGCGCTGTACCCGCTGAAGACCTATATCCAAACGATGATCACAGATCAGGCAGTGACGGAGAAAGCCGCCGTACTGGTCATGAAGCTGAAGTCGCCAGGTAATTTCATCGACAAGGTGACGCGCGCCTTTTATTCGATCAAACGCACCATTACGAAGGGTGCCCGCACCGGAAATGTGGTTTCGATTGGCGTTGATGAAGATATCGCCGCCATCAACTATACGAATCTGAAAGATGCTGCCGAATTCGCACGGACTAACTGCATCAAGAATATCGCCACGGCAACACCTATGCCGGCGAGCATGATCGATCAGGAAACCTTTGCGAGTGGTCTGGCAGAGGGAACAGAGGACGCGAAACGCGAAGCGGTCTATGTGCAAGGTATCCGCAAGGATATCGAGCCGCTCTATCGCTTCCTCGATGTCATCGTGATGCATCAGGCGTGGACGCCGGAGTTTTATGAGTCCATTCAGCGTGAGTTTCCGAAGGAGTATGGAGAAGTTCCCTATGAAACGGCCTTTTCGGAGTGGAAGAATTCATTCAAGGCGACCTGGCCGAATTTACTGGAAGAGCCCGACAGCGAAAAAGTTAAGACCGATGATGTCGTGACAAAGGCTGCTATTGCAGCCTTTGAAGTATTGGCTCCTAATCTCGATCCAGTGAATAAGGCGCGTCTCGCCAAATGGGTCTCGGAAGTATTTGCCAGTCGTCCGACCTTCGAGGCGTACCCGATGGATCTGGACGAAGAGGCCATCGCCGAATACGAGCCGCCGGTTCCGGAAATGGAGCCTAAGCCCGTCGTCGAGTCCTCGCACGAATAG
- a CDS encoding lytic transglycosylase domain-containing protein, with the protein MANKAVITIPIDDKQFNDFIARFEKFEQKLDALPDAWKKINDASSETSETMAAGLGAFIEHMVEATTHAKNLSEHLKNAADAQGQFNASTRDGESGLKKMAKEAKELGDNIFGIGKFLLKVGAIGIGSVAGGLFGLDKLGESAVSNQRSARQLGLTTGQYRAFDTDLGRDVGDSTLQHVVDSRQTFAGQFWLQKATGLSADQLKNMDSGSVAAVLAMRENQFYKSHPNANMQTIGATGFLQVGEGQADLLLHKNAPLEEQQRGFARYRSDQASLNYGGGTVDALYDFNNRLRLAGQHIETDFSDKLSELNRNGALSGFITSLEKDAEILFNGILSDKNLAGIQDGLTKLATYLGSSDFQKAVATFSDDIVNLATWVAKALGIVSPTGTGGQNGAPSDWWDPNSSNMPDPANTGANSKTWHEYNFATAKSVMGTDYTSDQYVGPGFENINPNNPSAQKNLALFKSLELQNGLPSGLVGAVAYDESRGYAHARSKSGAMGLMQLLPGTANDLGVNDPYDFGQSAAGGAKYLGQLFKKYGGEGGGLDALEKAIAAYHDGPGNIDRDIKNRGRNWMSAISIEGQGEILTVLKQIAKYKAFNTKIWVANTAGANVAVSTNAAAHS; encoded by the coding sequence GTGGCCAATAAAGCCGTAATTACAATCCCCATCGATGACAAGCAATTTAACGATTTCATTGCTCGTTTCGAGAAATTCGAGCAGAAGCTAGACGCGCTCCCGGATGCGTGGAAAAAGATAAACGACGCATCGTCCGAAACAAGCGAGACGATGGCCGCGGGTCTCGGCGCCTTCATTGAGCATATGGTCGAGGCGACGACTCATGCAAAGAACCTTTCGGAGCATCTGAAGAACGCGGCTGACGCGCAGGGCCAGTTCAATGCCTCAACGCGCGACGGTGAATCCGGCCTCAAAAAGATGGCCAAGGAAGCCAAGGAACTCGGCGATAATATCTTTGGTATTGGCAAGTTCCTGCTGAAGGTCGGCGCTATTGGCATCGGCTCAGTCGCGGGCGGCCTATTCGGACTTGATAAGCTTGGCGAAAGTGCCGTCTCAAATCAGCGTTCGGCGCGCCAACTCGGCCTGACGACCGGCCAATATCGTGCTTTTGATACCGATCTAGGACGTGATGTCGGCGATTCGACCCTGCAGCATGTGGTCGATTCCAGGCAGACATTCGCCGGCCAGTTTTGGTTGCAGAAGGCGACCGGGCTAAGCGCCGATCAGCTCAAGAACATGGATTCCGGAAGCGTGGCTGCTGTTTTGGCCATGCGAGAGAATCAGTTCTACAAGTCCCATCCTAATGCGAATATGCAGACCATTGGGGCGACTGGATTCCTGCAGGTAGGTGAAGGTCAGGCGGATCTATTGCTGCATAAGAATGCCCCGCTCGAAGAGCAGCAGCGTGGATTCGCGCGTTACCGGAGTGATCAGGCATCACTCAATTATGGGGGAGGAACAGTTGACGCGCTCTATGACTTCAACAATCGCCTTCGCCTTGCTGGGCAGCATATCGAAACGGACTTTTCCGACAAGCTGTCGGAGCTGAATCGCAATGGAGCGCTTAGCGGCTTCATAACAAGCCTAGAGAAAGATGCTGAGATTCTTTTTAATGGCATCCTCAGCGATAAGAATCTAGCGGGCATACAGGATGGCCTCACGAAACTGGCGACCTATCTTGGATCGTCTGATTTCCAAAAGGCAGTCGCTACATTCTCCGATGACATTGTTAATTTAGCGACATGGGTCGCCAAGGCGCTTGGCATCGTATCGCCGACTGGTACTGGAGGTCAGAATGGCGCTCCATCAGACTGGTGGGATCCCAATAGCTCAAACATGCCCGATCCGGCTAACACTGGCGCCAATAGCAAGACATGGCATGAGTATAATTTTGCCACAGCAAAATCAGTGATGGGTACAGATTACACCAGTGATCAATACGTCGGTCCCGGTTTCGAGAACATCAATCCGAATAACCCTTCTGCACAAAAGAATTTAGCGTTGTTCAAGTCGCTTGAGTTGCAAAATGGATTGCCATCCGGCCTTGTTGGCGCGGTGGCCTATGACGAATCGAGAGGCTATGCGCATGCCAGATCCAAATCAGGTGCCATGGGTTTGATGCAGCTTTTGCCGGGAACCGCAAATGATCTTGGCGTCAATGACCCCTATGATTTCGGCCAATCAGCAGCCGGCGGTGCGAAATATCTGGGACAACTATTCAAGAAATATGGTGGTGAAGGCGGTGGTTTGGACGCTTTAGAAAAGGCTATTGCTGCCTATCACGATGGACCTGGCAATATTGATCGTGATATCAAGAATCGCGGACGAAATTGGATGTCTGCTATATCAATCGAAGGTCAGGGAGAGATATTGACCGTCCTGAAACAGATTGCGAAATATAAAGCTTTCAATACAAAAATTTGGGTTGCTAATACGGCTGGCGCCAATGTGGCTGTCTCCACCAATGCAGCAGCTCACTCATGA
- a CDS encoding lysozyme, which produces MQPTQAAIDLVKASEGLRLSSYQDDAGIWTIGWGHTADVIEGMAITEQQALDFLAADLSVAGNAVSALVKVSLTQSQFDALADFVFNEGEGHLRSSTLLRLLNAGQYQAAAAQFKFWNLAAGQVEPGLVTRRAKEAALFLSTPANVSGGVA; this is translated from the coding sequence ATGCAACCCACCCAAGCCGCCATTGACTTAGTCAAGGCGAGCGAGGGATTGCGTCTATCGTCGTATCAGGACGATGCGGGTATCTGGACGATCGGCTGGGGTCATACCGCCGACGTCATCGAAGGTATGGCCATCACCGAACAGCAGGCATTGGACTTCCTCGCTGCCGACTTGAGTGTGGCCGGGAATGCAGTCTCGGCGCTGGTGAAAGTTTCCCTGACTCAGTCGCAGTTCGACGCACTGGCCGATTTCGTGTTCAACGAAGGCGAAGGGCATCTGCGCAGTTCGACATTGCTGCGACTGCTCAATGCCGGCCAGTACCAGGCCGCGGCGGCGCAGTTCAAGTTTTGGAATCTGGCCGCGGGTCAGGTTGAGCCCGGTCTTGTGACGCGACGCGCCAAAGAAGCAGCGCTTTTCCTCTCCACACCCGCAAACGTCTCAGGGGGCGTTGCATGA
- a CDS encoding phage baseplate plug family protein, translating into MTTLIAFQPNNTASPPFQTNFTLDGASYSGTAWWNIAGQRWYLSLTDQSGNNIWTGALIGSPIGFDIPLAPGIFSASTLIYRADTGNFEQTP; encoded by the coding sequence ATGACTACTCTTATTGCGTTCCAGCCAAATAACACGGCTAGTCCTCCGTTTCAGACAAATTTTACTTTGGATGGGGCTAGTTATTCCGGCACGGCTTGGTGGAACATCGCGGGGCAGCGCTGGTATTTAAGCCTGACGGATCAGAGCGGCAACAACATCTGGACAGGCGCGTTGATTGGTTCGCCGATCGGTTTTGATATTCCGCTAGCGCCAGGCATCTTTTCCGCATCGACGCTCATCTATAGAGCCGATACGGGGAATTTCGAGCAGACGCCCTAA
- a CDS encoding nuclease domain-containing protein → MNLRKLARGQACLVRLPGCDGGGETTVLAHYRMLPYCGIGIKPPDQLAAFACAACHDAIDGRRNCGLPRTEMRLAHAEACLRTALAVLEMAA, encoded by the coding sequence ATGAACCTCAGGAAGCTCGCCCGCGGCCAAGCCTGTCTCGTCCGCCTTCCAGGTTGTGACGGGGGTGGCGAAACAACCGTCCTGGCACATTACCGGATGCTCCCTTACTGCGGCATCGGCATTAAGCCGCCTGATCAGCTCGCAGCATTCGCCTGCGCCGCTTGCCACGATGCAATCGACGGTCGGCGCAACTGTGGCTTGCCGCGCACTGAGATGCGCCTAGCACATGCAGAAGCATGTCTGCGTACGGCGCTCGCTGTGTTGGAGATGGCGGCATGA
- a CDS encoding NUDIX domain-containing protein, whose amino-acid sequence MEAAAHGHSTLGIPASVGKEFVNADKGRKDDAATKDCSGILFRANGPFYLLCKRSDTGQWAQPGGHIEGGESAEEAAVRECVEEIGGCPNGLRWVARRSNLPKGKGTFTCFLQDVTKPFKPELNDEHTKWGWFAPDQLPANTHPEVAKTIRAVTGNELDIAKRIAKGELPSPQRYHNVWLFKLRITGTGTSYRSKHKEFVYRPPENFLTEEFVERCNGLPLIFEHPKESVTLTSDEYRNRAIGTIVLPFIEGDEVDGIAKVFDDDAALLMRMSHASTSPAVVFRDAGSTETVQLDDGSTVLIEGNPSYLDHLAICEEGVWDKGGEPTGVHIEGDPAVDNVEQAPAWADALGKGMKEFQDSVCARLDALEGKGGGESEEEKAKKAAEEEAKRIADEAARGSRADESEEEKLKREEKERADAEEKERKDSEEKEKREKEEKERADAQAGTIKGLEAQIAAMQAQIANVTKPRTNEDRDQLSRIQRRAEGVAMAFGDANSVTPPMFDESPIGYRKRMAAIFQKHSPRAKTTNIKALDDDTFGLIEDMIYADAQASANKSAVLPKGRLHASVDTSTGHRVTTYTGDQEVTWGPFKAPVFSGRINKDVGKRVE is encoded by the coding sequence ATGGAAGCCGCAGCGCATGGGCATTCGACGCTTGGCATTCCGGCATCGGTAGGCAAGGAGTTCGTCAATGCCGATAAGGGCCGTAAGGATGATGCGGCGACCAAGGATTGCTCGGGCATTCTATTTCGCGCAAACGGTCCATTTTATTTGCTGTGCAAGCGCTCCGATACGGGGCAATGGGCGCAGCCTGGCGGCCATATCGAAGGCGGCGAATCGGCTGAAGAGGCCGCTGTTCGCGAATGTGTCGAAGAGATCGGAGGATGCCCGAATGGATTGCGCTGGGTTGCGCGACGCAGCAATCTTCCGAAAGGCAAAGGAACGTTCACCTGTTTTCTGCAGGATGTAACGAAACCTTTCAAACCCGAGCTCAATGATGAGCACACAAAATGGGGATGGTTCGCGCCGGATCAGCTCCCAGCGAATACGCATCCAGAAGTAGCGAAAACAATTCGTGCCGTCACTGGCAATGAATTGGATATCGCTAAGCGCATCGCGAAGGGCGAATTGCCATCGCCGCAGCGCTATCACAATGTTTGGTTATTCAAGCTTCGTATTACTGGAACCGGCACGAGCTACCGGTCCAAGCATAAAGAGTTTGTCTACAGGCCGCCGGAGAATTTCCTCACCGAGGAATTCGTCGAACGCTGCAATGGGCTGCCGCTGATCTTCGAGCATCCGAAGGAAAGCGTGACGCTCACCTCTGATGAATATCGAAATCGGGCCATCGGCACGATTGTCCTTCCATTTATCGAAGGCGATGAAGTTGATGGCATCGCCAAAGTGTTCGATGACGATGCGGCGCTGCTTATGCGGATGTCGCATGCATCAACAAGCCCGGCGGTTGTTTTCCGTGACGCCGGTTCGACTGAGACCGTCCAGCTGGACGACGGCTCGACGGTTTTGATTGAAGGCAACCCTTCCTATCTGGATCACCTCGCCATCTGCGAAGAGGGCGTGTGGGACAAGGGCGGGGAACCCACTGGTGTACACATCGAAGGAGATCCCGCTGTGGATAACGTAGAACAAGCGCCCGCATGGGCCGATGCTCTGGGTAAGGGCATGAAAGAGTTTCAGGATTCCGTGTGCGCGCGCCTGGATGCCCTTGAAGGCAAGGGTGGCGGCGAGTCGGAAGAGGAAAAGGCCAAAAAGGCGGCTGAAGAAGAGGCCAAGCGGATTGCTGATGAGGCCGCTCGCGGTAGTCGCGCTGACGAATCCGAGGAAGAGAAGCTGAAGCGCGAGGAAAAAGAGCGCGCCGATGCCGAAGAAAAAGAGCGCAAAGATTCCGAGGAAAAGGAAAAGCGCGAGAAGGAAGAGAAAGAGCGCGCCGATGCGCAGGCGGGAACGATCAAGGGTCTCGAAGCTCAGATCGCCGCCATGCAAGCGCAGATCGCCAACGTCACCAAGCCGCGCACCAACGAGGATCGTGATCAGCTGAGTCGCATTCAGCGCCGCGCGGAAGGTGTTGCGATGGCGTTCGGTGATGCCAATTCAGTGACGCCGCCGATGTTCGACGAGTCTCCGATTGGTTATCGCAAGCGCATGGCTGCGATTTTCCAGAAGCACAGCCCGCGCGCGAAGACCACGAACATCAAGGCACTCGATGATGACACCTTTGGCTTGATCGAAGACATGATTTACGCCGATGCGCAGGCGTCCGCCAACAAATCAGCCGTGCTTCCGAAGGGTCGCTTGCATGCATCGGTGGATACCTCGACCGGTCATCGCGTCACCACATACACGGGCGATCAGGAAGTCACCTGGGGTCCGTTCAAGGCGCCGGTCTTCAGTGGCCGGATCAACAAAGACGTCGGCAAGAGGGTTGAATAA
- a CDS encoding DUF2184 domain-containing protein yields the protein MSGYFPSVAKVTPSYSEPGLILTWTQVTGAFELLPGGNMKTTLGQNDKFVYVSALDVRTDAGAAQSAFNLLPSATFSASLYSTPTYLLATRAIYDHHQVADAAEWNVSLPKAQELGSRQGIFQFARTALLYGINPTNGEGLLNSANATNVTLPPDPWGNDTTQSYDNGAMAFWLGEQVQQCAANMFMSGKKAALKVTIAGPQRVVMPWITYDIVQVTSYQREGAGTENTGTVLQNILGKAGYEVEFTFDDTLEGKGAGGTDMVVLSIPEIVDLNPVDINTNEFAELMPSIKDVNAMYTDMVAPRKISTPIPDGGVNERYEQRITSGWNLRPEGLFLLSMPYT from the coding sequence ATGAGTGGTTATTTTCCCTCCGTAGCAAAAGTCACCCCGAGCTATTCGGAGCCTGGCCTCATCCTGACATGGACTCAGGTGACCGGTGCATTCGAGTTGCTCCCCGGTGGCAACATGAAGACCACGCTTGGACAAAATGACAAGTTCGTTTACGTCTCGGCGTTGGATGTTCGCACCGATGCCGGCGCCGCGCAGTCCGCATTTAACCTGCTGCCTAGCGCTACCTTCAGTGCGTCGCTCTACAGCACGCCGACGTATCTGCTGGCGACACGCGCCATTTACGACCATCATCAGGTAGCTGATGCGGCCGAATGGAATGTGTCGTTGCCGAAGGCGCAGGAGCTGGGTAGTCGCCAGGGTATCTTCCAGTTTGCCCGCACCGCATTGCTGTATGGCATCAACCCAACCAATGGCGAAGGCCTGCTGAACTCGGCCAATGCCACCAACGTCACGTTGCCGCCTGATCCGTGGGGCAATGACACGACGCAAAGCTATGACAATGGTGCCATGGCCTTTTGGCTGGGTGAGCAGGTCCAGCAATGCGCTGCGAACATGTTCATGTCCGGCAAGAAGGCCGCGCTGAAGGTCACCATTGCGGGCCCGCAGCGCGTCGTGATGCCATGGATCACCTATGACATCGTGCAGGTCACCAGCTATCAGCGCGAAGGCGCCGGTACGGAAAACACCGGCACGGTGCTGCAGAACATCCTCGGTAAAGCGGGTTATGAAGTCGAATTCACGTTCGATGACACGCTCGAAGGCAAGGGTGCAGGCGGCACGGACATGGTGGTGCTTTCCATTCCGGAAATCGTCGACCTCAATCCGGTGGACATCAATACCAATGAGTTTGCGGAATTGATGCCGAGCATCAAGGACGTCAACGCCATGTATACCGACATGGTTGCGCCCCGCAAGATCAGCACGCCGATCCCGGATGGTGGCGTGAATGAGCGCTACGAACAACGCATCACCTCGGGTTGGAATCTTCGCCCGGAAGGCTTGTTCTTGCTGAGCATGCCTTACACCTGA